The following are encoded in a window of Halorarum salinum genomic DNA:
- the aroA gene encoding 3-phosphoshikimate 1-carboxyvinyltransferase, with protein sequence MDARISPSRVAGRARAPPSKSYTHRALLAAGYGDGTVVRDPLDSADPRATGRAVTAFGGAVEWDDAANAARVDGFDGRPRTPDDVVNCENSGTTMRLVTAAAGLAADLVVLTGDDSLRSRPQGPLLEAVEALGGRAESTRRNGRAPLVVGDGMEGGAVSIPGDVSSQFVTALLMAGAVTDGGVRVDLSTALKSAPYVEITREVLDAFGVETERTDAGFAVPGGQSYRADEYAVPGDFSSISYLLAAGAVAAAGGEPVVVEGARPSAQGDSAIVDVLDRMGADVDWDRGAGEIAVRRSALSGVEVDVGDTPDLLPTIATLGAVADGDTRIVNAEHVRYKETDRVSAMAEELGRMGASVTEEPDSLTVHGDDSDLRGATVDGRGDHRLVMALAVAGLVAEGETTVRGAEHVEVSFPGFFGTLAALGAAVDSEPGGTARAE encoded by the coding sequence ATGGACGCACGCATCTCGCCCTCGCGGGTCGCCGGCCGGGCGCGCGCGCCGCCCTCGAAGAGCTACACGCACCGTGCGCTGCTCGCCGCGGGCTACGGCGACGGCACGGTCGTCCGCGACCCGCTCGACAGCGCGGACCCGCGCGCGACCGGCCGGGCCGTGACGGCGTTCGGGGGCGCCGTCGAGTGGGACGACGCCGCGAACGCCGCCCGCGTCGACGGGTTCGACGGACGCCCCAGGACGCCCGACGACGTGGTGAACTGCGAGAACTCGGGGACGACGATGCGACTCGTCACCGCCGCCGCGGGCCTCGCCGCCGACCTCGTCGTCCTCACGGGCGACGACTCGCTCCGGTCGCGGCCGCAGGGACCGCTCCTCGAGGCGGTGGAGGCGCTCGGCGGCCGCGCGGAGTCGACCCGGCGGAACGGGCGGGCGCCGCTCGTCGTCGGCGACGGCATGGAAGGCGGGGCCGTCTCCATCCCGGGGGACGTCTCCTCGCAGTTCGTGACCGCGCTGCTGATGGCCGGCGCGGTGACCGATGGGGGCGTCCGGGTCGACCTGAGCACGGCGCTGAAGTCGGCGCCGTACGTCGAGATAACCCGCGAAGTGCTCGACGCGTTCGGCGTCGAGACGGAGCGGACCGACGCCGGCTTCGCCGTCCCCGGCGGGCAGTCGTACCGCGCGGACGAGTACGCGGTCCCGGGCGACTTCTCCTCGATCTCGTACCTGCTCGCGGCGGGCGCGGTCGCCGCCGCGGGCGGCGAACCCGTCGTCGTGGAGGGCGCCCGGCCGAGCGCGCAGGGCGACTCGGCGATCGTCGACGTCCTCGACCGGATGGGCGCCGACGTCGACTGGGACCGCGGGGCGGGAGAGATCGCCGTCCGCCGCTCGGCCCTCTCGGGCGTCGAGGTGGACGTCGGCGACACGCCGGACCTCCTGCCGACGATCGCGACCCTCGGCGCCGTCGCCGACGGCGACACCCGGATCGTGAACGCCGAGCACGTCCGCTACAAGGAGACCGACCGCGTGAGCGCGATGGCCGAGGAACTGGGCCGGATGGGCGCCTCGGTCACCGAGGAACCCGACTCGCTCACCGTCCACGGCGACGACTCGGACCTCCGCGGGGCGACCGTCGACGGCCGGGGCGACCACCGCCTCGTGATGGCGCTCGCCGTCGCCGGCCTCGTCGCGGAGGGGGAGACGACCGTCCGGGGCGCCGAACACGTGGAGGTGTCGTTCCCCGGCTTCTTCGGGACGCTCGCCGCGCTCGGGGCGGCCGTCGATTCGGAACCCGGTGGGACCGCCCGCGCGGAGTGA
- the aroC gene encoding chorismate synthase — protein sequence MNGNEFGRLFRVTTYGESHGDAMGCTVSGVPAGVELSEEEIQRELDRRKPGQSMITTSRDEPDAVEINSGIQDGYTTGTPVGMVIRNKDARSGKYEPFVTAPRPSHGDFTYSAKFGTRNWGGGGRSSARETVNWVAAGAVARTALEQSEYDVEIKAHVNQIGDVEAPEVDFEEILEHSEGNEVRCAHPETAERMRDLIDEYQEAGDSIGGAIYFEARGVPRGLGAPRFDSVPSRLGRAMMSIPATTAFEFGLGRDAREVAGHDRNEDWEFDEGEGHSETVSEEGDPVPVGNDHAGLQGGITTGQPIYGEVSFHAPTSIPKRQTTVDWETGEEKEIQVVGRHDPVLPPRGVPVVEAMLWCTVLDFMLLGGRINPDRLDGKVGEYDTEYHPSSPENQ from the coding sequence ATGAACGGGAACGAGTTCGGCCGGCTCTTCCGGGTCACCACCTACGGGGAGAGCCACGGCGACGCGATGGGCTGTACCGTGTCGGGGGTGCCCGCCGGCGTCGAACTGAGCGAGGAGGAGATCCAGCGCGAACTCGACCGGCGCAAGCCCGGCCAGTCGATGATCACGACGAGTCGGGACGAACCGGACGCGGTCGAGATCAACTCCGGGATTCAGGACGGCTACACCACCGGCACGCCGGTCGGGATGGTCATCCGGAACAAGGACGCCCGCTCGGGCAAGTACGAGCCGTTCGTCACCGCCCCGCGACCCTCCCACGGCGACTTCACCTACTCCGCGAAGTTCGGCACGCGGAACTGGGGCGGCGGCGGTCGCTCGTCGGCCCGGGAGACGGTGAACTGGGTCGCCGCGGGCGCGGTCGCCAGGACGGCCCTCGAACAGAGCGAGTACGACGTGGAGATCAAGGCGCACGTCAACCAGATCGGCGACGTCGAGGCGCCCGAAGTGGACTTCGAGGAGATCCTGGAACACTCGGAGGGGAACGAGGTCCGATGTGCTCATCCGGAGACCGCCGAGCGGATGCGGGACCTGATCGACGAGTACCAGGAGGCGGGCGACTCCATCGGCGGCGCCATCTACTTCGAGGCGCGCGGCGTGCCGCGCGGACTCGGCGCTCCCCGCTTCGACTCGGTCCCGTCCCGCCTCGGCCGCGCGATGATGTCCATCCCGGCGACGACCGCGTTCGAGTTCGGACTCGGCCGCGACGCCCGGGAGGTGGCGGGCCACGACCGGAACGAGGACTGGGAGTTCGACGAGGGCGAGGGTCACTCCGAGACGGTGAGCGAGGAGGGCGACCCGGTGCCGGTCGGCAACGACCACGCCGGCCTCCAGGGCGGCATCACCACCGGCCAGCCGATCTACGGCGAGGTGTCGTTCCACGCGCCCACCTCGATTCCGAAGCGGCAGACGACCGTGGACTGGGAGACGGGCGAGGAGAAGGAGATCCAGGTCGTCGGCCGGCACGATCCGGTGCTCCCGCCCCGCGGGGTTCCGGTGGTCGAGGCGATGCTGTGGTGTACGGTGCTCGACTTCATGCTGCTCGGCGGGCGGATCAACCCGGACCGGCTGGACGGGAAGGTCGGGGAGTACGATACGGAGTACCACCCCAGCAGTCCGGAGAACCAGTAA
- a CDS encoding DUF7282 domain-containing protein → MTDEDIPVALLRTTLALVGVLLLAAFAGGSLGAAGVHGADGSAAGDGPDGAADRVADRSAGAAQQRAAIDGVERAADLARDQGADVTDDEVEAASEAAAEAAAEYPDASDGKVSRAARGAAHGAFLQEQVTDVTQVRAAVGGSVEGSLERHQEAEVTQIQSAAHGAAHGSLAQRGSVTAEQLRRVSRGAASGATRGAVERGVTHVGQVQEAAQGAAYGALTQRQRVSVEQLQAASTGGARGALEQHQRADVKQVQVAAMGGARGAAKGAATQRQSVTVEQIQAAARGGAAGALVQSQTVTVEQIQIAAEGAAHGACERAAQRQVVDVEQIQSAARGAATGAVTQVQEVDVTQVQFAARGAAGGALEQHQSATVEQLQFAAHGAAKGAVSQRADVTQVQRAARGAAKGALTQSQEATVEQVQYAATGAASGVVSQRQSVDVQQAQYAAEGAAGGAVGQAVQRQTVDVELIQYAAHGAADGALSQRTRITVEQTQSIASGAAGGALRQVQTVTVEQVQRAAYGAASGAASGTFQRQTVRVEQLQAAASGAAEGSLTQVQRVSLVQIQSAAYGAAKGSVVQYTRVTVEQVQSAARGAAAGGVQVQRVTVVQVQIVTQSAASGALSQSGRATANQIEGAARGSCRGALSQAQEVSVQQLQYATWVESAGAASSASEEGIDDVDDVARAAETESADLSVPDVEGEADVALADQSTDGTTVTVSSVTLSEGGFVTVREGGAVGSDPFGSVVGVSDYLDPGTHENVTVTLFDVPGREFDDDALEDEAAIAAVPHLDTNGNEEFDYVATSAGEDLPYVAENAPVIDDAELSVEAGAATVSVSDQTSDGTAVVVDSATLSEGGYLAVHSEEFAVQEPGSSVIGVSDYLEPGTHEDVAVELDEPLDESATAFVVPYRDTDDDGEFDFVATDGADDGPYAEEGVPVVAESEVTVEGADVTPGTPTGTPTSAPTETATETAVVTATETPVVTAIETPTDTPTDTPAETPTVTPTEVPTETPIDTPTGTTTGTPADTPTATTTDTPTATATETPTETATEVPTGPPTTESPTDRLTTTSPPGRTTTASPAVTLRVEDQTGDGSSVSLAEASAPVDFYVSVGADGREVARSVEYEGGDLVDGDLPLTTPLDGSTTVTVSIHDADTDEVLASELIQYTVVTTETPTGTPTESPTGASASVQPARGAAGSGPHYPAIAFVLGGTFAVATLTLRRP, encoded by the coding sequence ATGACTGACGAGGACATCCCGGTCGCGCTCCTCCGGACGACCCTCGCGCTCGTCGGCGTCCTGCTTCTCGCGGCCTTCGCCGGCGGATCGCTCGGCGCGGCCGGCGTTCACGGGGCCGACGGGTCGGCGGCGGGTGACGGTCCGGACGGCGCGGCCGACCGGGTCGCGGACAGGTCGGCGGGGGCGGCACAGCAGCGGGCGGCAATCGACGGGGTCGAGCGCGCCGCGGACCTGGCCCGCGATCAGGGCGCCGACGTGACCGACGACGAGGTCGAGGCCGCGAGCGAGGCGGCGGCCGAGGCCGCCGCGGAGTATCCGGACGCGAGCGACGGGAAGGTCAGTCGGGCGGCCCGGGGCGCCGCACACGGTGCCTTCCTGCAGGAGCAAGTAACCGACGTCACGCAGGTGCGGGCGGCCGTGGGAGGGAGCGTCGAGGGATCCCTCGAACGGCATCAGGAGGCTGAGGTGACCCAGATCCAGAGCGCGGCCCACGGGGCCGCCCACGGGTCGCTCGCGCAGCGGGGGTCGGTGACGGCCGAACAACTCCGGCGCGTCTCCCGCGGCGCGGCGTCGGGAGCCACCCGCGGCGCGGTCGAGCGGGGGGTCACCCACGTCGGTCAGGTACAGGAAGCCGCGCAGGGTGCGGCCTACGGCGCACTCACCCAGCGCCAGCGCGTGTCGGTCGAACAGCTCCAGGCCGCGTCCACCGGCGGCGCACGCGGTGCCCTCGAACAGCACCAGCGGGCGGACGTCAAGCAGGTCCAGGTGGCCGCGATGGGCGGGGCTCGCGGCGCGGCGAAGGGGGCCGCAACGCAGCGACAGTCGGTCACCGTCGAACAGATCCAGGCCGCGGCGCGGGGCGGGGCAGCGGGCGCGCTCGTCCAGTCCCAGACCGTGACCGTCGAGCAGATCCAGATCGCCGCGGAGGGGGCCGCCCACGGCGCCTGCGAGAGGGCGGCCCAGCGGCAGGTGGTCGACGTCGAACAGATCCAGTCGGCCGCCCGCGGCGCCGCGACCGGGGCGGTCACGCAGGTTCAGGAGGTCGACGTCACGCAGGTGCAGTTCGCCGCCCGCGGCGCCGCCGGCGGCGCCCTCGAGCAGCACCAGTCCGCCACCGTCGAACAGCTCCAGTTCGCCGCTCACGGGGCGGCCAAGGGCGCCGTCTCCCAGCGCGCGGACGTGACGCAAGTCCAGCGAGCCGCACGCGGGGCGGCCAAGGGCGCGCTAACGCAGTCACAGGAGGCGACCGTCGAGCAAGTACAGTACGCGGCGACGGGCGCTGCATCCGGCGTCGTCTCGCAGCGACAGTCGGTCGACGTCCAGCAGGCACAGTACGCGGCCGAGGGTGCCGCGGGAGGTGCGGTGGGACAGGCCGTCCAGCGGCAGACCGTCGACGTCGAACTGATCCAGTACGCCGCCCACGGCGCCGCCGACGGCGCGCTCTCCCAGCGGACGCGAATCACCGTCGAGCAGACCCAGTCGATCGCGAGCGGCGCCGCGGGCGGCGCCCTTCGTCAGGTCCAGACGGTGACCGTCGAGCAGGTGCAGCGGGCGGCCTACGGCGCCGCCTCCGGCGCCGCCTCCGGCACGTTCCAGCGGCAGACGGTGCGGGTCGAGCAGCTTCAGGCGGCGGCCAGCGGCGCGGCCGAGGGGTCGCTGACGCAGGTCCAGCGGGTGTCGCTCGTCCAGATCCAGTCGGCCGCGTACGGTGCGGCGAAGGGGTCCGTCGTTCAGTACACGCGGGTGACCGTCGAGCAGGTGCAGTCCGCCGCCCGGGGGGCGGCCGCCGGCGGCGTGCAGGTGCAGCGGGTGACCGTCGTCCAGGTGCAGATCGTCACCCAGAGCGCGGCCAGCGGCGCGCTCTCGCAGTCCGGGCGCGCGACCGCGAACCAGATCGAGGGGGCGGCACGCGGTAGTTGCCGGGGGGCCCTCTCGCAGGCCCAGGAGGTGTCCGTCCAGCAACTCCAGTACGCCACCTGGGTCGAGTCCGCCGGCGCGGCGAGCAGCGCCTCCGAGGAGGGGATCGACGACGTCGACGACGTCGCTCGGGCCGCCGAGACCGAGAGCGCTGACCTCTCGGTGCCCGACGTGGAGGGGGAGGCGGACGTCGCCCTCGCGGACCAGTCGACGGACGGGACGACGGTGACCGTCTCGTCGGTGACCCTCTCCGAGGGCGGCTTCGTCACCGTCCGCGAGGGCGGTGCCGTCGGGAGCGATCCGTTCGGCAGCGTCGTCGGCGTCTCCGACTACCTCGACCCCGGCACCCACGAGAACGTCACGGTGACGCTGTTCGACGTGCCGGGACGCGAGTTCGATGACGACGCGCTCGAGGACGAGGCGGCGATCGCGGCGGTGCCGCACCTCGACACGAACGGGAACGAGGAGTTCGACTACGTCGCGACCTCTGCGGGCGAGGACCTCCCGTACGTCGCCGAGAACGCGCCGGTGATCGACGACGCCGAGCTGTCGGTCGAGGCGGGCGCCGCCACGGTGAGCGTGTCCGACCAGACGTCGGACGGGACCGCCGTGGTGGTCGATTCGGCCACCCTCTCCGAGGGCGGCTACCTCGCCGTTCACTCCGAGGAGTTCGCCGTCCAGGAACCCGGGTCGAGCGTCATCGGCGTCTCCGACTACCTCGAACCCGGCACTCACGAGGACGTCGCCGTCGAACTGGACGAACCTCTCGACGAGTCCGCCACGGCGTTCGTCGTGCCGTACCGGGACACCGACGACGACGGCGAGTTCGACTTCGTCGCGACCGACGGCGCCGACGACGGACCGTACGCGGAGGAGGGCGTTCCGGTCGTCGCGGAGTCCGAGGTGACCGTCGAGGGGGCGGACGTGACGCCCGGGACGCCGACGGGGACCCCGACGAGCGCTCCGACCGAGACCGCCACGGAGACGGCCGTCGTGACCGCTACTGAGACGCCCGTCGTGACGGCTATTGAGACGCCCACCGACACGCCGACGGATACCCCGGCCGAGACGCCCACCGTAACTCCCACGGAGGTTCCGACGGAGACGCCCATCGACACGCCCACTGGGACGACGACCGGGACGCCCGCCGACACGCCAACTGCAACGACGACGGACACACCGACGGCGACCGCCACGGAAACGCCGACCGAAACCGCGACGGAGGTTCCGACCGGACCGCCGACCACCGAGTCGCCGACCGACCGACTGACGACTACGTCGCCGCCCGGACGGACGACGACCGCCTCGCCGGCCGTGACCCTGCGCGTCGAGGATCAGACGGGCGACGGGTCGAGCGTGTCCCTCGCGGAGGCCTCCGCCCCGGTCGACTTCTACGTCTCCGTCGGCGCGGACGGCCGGGAGGTCGCGCGGTCGGTCGAGTACGAGGGTGGCGACCTCGTCGACGGCGACCTCCCCCTGACGACGCCGCTCGACGGGAGTACGACCGTCACCGTCTCGATCCACGACGCGGACACCGACGAGGTGCTCGCCTCGGAACTGATCCAGTACACCGTCGTGACGACCGAAACCCCGACCGGGACTCCGACGGAGTCGCCGACGGGGGCGTCCGCGTCGGTCCAGCCAGCGAGGGGGGCTGCGGGGAGCGGCCCGCACTACCCGGCGATCGCCTTCGTCCTCGGCGGGACGTTCGCCGTCGCGACGCTGACGCTCCGACGGCCGTAG
- a CDS encoding HalOD1 output domain-containing protein, which yields MHERRDDRPQAGGRIERAETLCPFHSFEFRSETNAYEARYDAADVPASIAVIGTMAVVLDREPERLDPLGDRLDIESLDGLLAGNPDWRTGETAVSFDYLGHEVTVRDRGTVTVREPAVDDVAAESGGRVEQPSD from the coding sequence ATGCACGAGCGTCGAGACGACCGACCGCAGGCGGGGGGACGGATCGAACGGGCCGAGACGCTCTGCCCGTTCCATAGCTTCGAGTTCCGGAGCGAGACGAACGCGTACGAGGCACGGTACGACGCGGCGGACGTTCCGGCGTCCATCGCCGTCATCGGGACGATGGCGGTCGTCCTCGACCGCGAACCCGAGCGGCTCGACCCGCTCGGCGACCGCCTCGACATCGAATCGCTCGACGGGCTACTCGCCGGGAACCCGGACTGGCGGACGGGCGAGACCGCCGTCAGCTTCGACTACCTCGGACACGAGGTGACGGTCCGTGACCGCGGGACCGTGACGGTTCGGGAACCCGCCGTCGACGACGTGGCCGCCGAGAGCGGCGGGCGCGTCGAACAGCCCTCGGACTGA
- a CDS encoding DsbA family protein, with protein sequence MGSTASVTTAGCLGLFSSNPVPESDGTDDRYTTVEKTNTFGFGGTQTPFPPVQGIYRGSGSGILVIAYFDYSHEASLQWWREEYPELTDLVDEGRLRLTLHMFPKPVDQWSVMLPSALFEVRSRSSREAAWTFHERLVSADEYSMDLLEQLASDVGVPSDAITEAAETRRRRNQAFSDKAMGEDSGVESLPAFRWGMERIDGTSAEDIRKFVEEQLD encoded by the coding sequence ATGGGAAGCACTGCCTCGGTTACGACCGCCGGTTGTCTCGGCCTGTTCAGTAGTAACCCCGTTCCGGAATCGGACGGAACCGACGACCGTTACACGACCGTCGAAAAGACGAACACCTTCGGATTCGGAGGAACACAAACGCCGTTTCCCCCCGTACAGGGTATCTATCGGGGCTCCGGATCGGGAATTCTGGTCATCGCGTACTTCGACTACTCACACGAGGCTTCGCTCCAGTGGTGGCGTGAAGAGTACCCGGAACTGACCGACCTCGTGGACGAGGGGCGTCTCAGACTCACGTTACACATGTTCCCGAAACCCGTCGACCAGTGGTCGGTCATGCTCCCGTCCGCCCTCTTCGAGGTCCGATCCCGTTCCTCCCGGGAGGCCGCCTGGACGTTCCACGAGCGACTCGTCTCGGCCGACGAGTACTCGATGGACCTGCTCGAACAACTGGCGAGTGATGTGGGAGTCCCGTCGGATGCCATCACCGAGGCAGCGGAAACCCGGCGTCGTCGAAATCAGGCGTTCAGCGACAAGGCGATGGGGGAGGACAGCGGCGTGGAGTCGCTTCCGGCGTTCAGATGGGGGATGGAGCGCATCGACGGCACCTCGGCCGAAGACATCCGGAAGTTCGTCGAGGAGCAACTGGACTAA
- a CDS encoding iron-containing alcohol dehydrogenase family protein: MNVDPFVFEFRPGTIRYGRGRVADLGEALADEELDRALVVCGRNVGANRDLMDRVEAGLGDRLADVFDGTTPDKRAETAVEVAGLADGLDADALVPVGGGSSLDVAKVASALRADGRGIEDVRAEVRESGGISMPADGAAPTPLVPVPTTLAGADMSVVAGITVEVDGEEVSTGVGGDALMPAAFCYDPALFETTPDAVLAGSAMNGFDKAVESLYARHRSAITDATATRAVRYLLEGLPRMTESADAMDAAVAGVVLAQYGVSRPGSMTLNVLHAFGHGLRDAFAMQQGVAHAVVAPHALADLFDSSADTDALVEAFGADDGDEVVDRVADLRDALGLPDRLGDALGLPGRLRDVEGATCDGVEEAAEATAADPLLGNAPAGYELGVEDARRILEAAW; the protein is encoded by the coding sequence ATGAACGTCGACCCGTTCGTCTTCGAGTTCAGGCCCGGCACGATCCGCTACGGCCGCGGCCGCGTCGCCGACCTGGGCGAGGCGCTCGCGGACGAGGAACTCGACCGGGCGCTCGTCGTCTGCGGCCGGAACGTCGGGGCGAACCGCGACCTGATGGACCGCGTCGAGGCGGGGCTGGGCGACCGGCTCGCGGACGTCTTCGACGGGACGACGCCGGACAAGCGCGCCGAGACGGCCGTCGAGGTGGCCGGACTGGCCGACGGACTCGACGCCGACGCGCTCGTGCCGGTCGGGGGCGGGTCGAGCCTCGACGTGGCGAAGGTGGCGAGCGCGCTCCGCGCCGACGGCCGGGGCATCGAGGACGTCCGGGCCGAGGTGCGCGAGTCCGGCGGGATCTCCATGCCCGCCGACGGCGCCGCCCCCACGCCGCTCGTTCCGGTCCCGACGACGCTCGCCGGCGCCGACATGTCGGTCGTCGCCGGCATCACCGTCGAGGTGGACGGCGAGGAAGTGAGCACCGGCGTCGGCGGCGACGCGCTGATGCCGGCCGCGTTCTGCTACGACCCGGCGCTGTTCGAGACGACCCCGGACGCCGTGCTCGCAGGGTCGGCCATGAACGGGTTCGACAAGGCGGTCGAGTCGCTGTACGCGCGTCACCGGTCCGCGATCACCGACGCGACGGCGACGCGGGCGGTTCGATACCTCCTCGAAGGGCTCCCGCGGATGACGGAGTCGGCGGACGCGATGGACGCGGCCGTCGCGGGGGTCGTCCTAGCCCAGTACGGCGTCTCCCGGCCGGGTTCGATGACGCTCAACGTGCTCCACGCGTTCGGCCACGGGCTCAGGGACGCCTTCGCGATGCAACAGGGCGTCGCCCACGCGGTCGTCGCCCCGCACGCGCTCGCCGACCTGTTCGACTCGTCGGCCGACACCGACGCGCTCGTCGAGGCGTTCGGGGCCGACGACGGCGACGAGGTGGTCGACCGGGTGGCCGACCTCCGGGACGCGCTCGGCCTGCCGGATCGACTCGGGGACGCGCTCGGCCTGCCGGGTCGACTCCGGGACGTCGAGGGCGCCACGTGCGACGGGGTGGAGGAGGCCGCGGAGGCGACGGCGGCCGATCCGCTGCTCGGCAACGCGCCGGCCGGCTACGAACTCGGGGTCGAAGACGCCCGACGGATCCTCGAGGCGGCCTGGTAG
- a CDS encoding helix-turn-helix domain-containing protein has protein sequence MATVATFTVDAGEFPLGTVFESSPDVTVELERVVPTGGALVPYCWVRGAVFEDVVAAFRDHPGTVDVDVVDGVGEDVLLCCRWDPDEVGMLHGIAETGVTLVSATGTSDRWTFTVRGDDRETVARFQAYCLDHDLPVELATLQELSATDRGSNDGLTGPQREALLLAYERGYFDTPRRTTLEGLADELGISRQSFAARLRRGHRELIERAVAT, from the coding sequence ATGGCGACCGTCGCGACGTTCACAGTGGATGCCGGCGAGTTCCCGCTCGGAACCGTGTTCGAGTCGTCGCCCGACGTGACCGTCGAACTCGAGCGCGTCGTCCCGACGGGGGGCGCTCTCGTCCCGTACTGCTGGGTTCGGGGCGCGGTCTTCGAGGACGTCGTCGCCGCCTTCCGCGACCACCCGGGCACCGTGGACGTCGACGTCGTCGACGGCGTCGGCGAGGACGTCCTCCTGTGTTGTCGGTGGGACCCGGACGAGGTCGGGATGTTACACGGCATCGCCGAGACGGGGGTGACGCTCGTCTCGGCCACCGGGACGAGCGACCGGTGGACGTTCACGGTCCGCGGGGACGACCGCGAGACCGTCGCCCGGTTCCAGGCCTACTGTCTGGACCACGACCTCCCGGTCGAACTCGCCACGCTCCAAGAGCTCTCCGCCACGGACCGGGGGTCGAACGACGGGCTGACCGGCCCGCAGCGGGAGGCGCTCCTGCTGGCCTACGAACGGGGGTACTTCGACACCCCCCGGCGGACGACGCTCGAAGGGCTCGCGGACGAACTCGGGATCAGCCGCCAGTCGTTCGCGGCGCGGCTCCGCCGCGGGCACCGGGAGCTGATCGAGCGAGCCGTCGCGACCTGA
- a CDS encoding cytochrome P450 — MSGERVRPPGDVPGPDGLPVVGSFLDVRRDSFGFRERVARRHGGIARYSVLGTDVFLLTDPDLIERVLVHDNGKYVKGDLFQRQLGPVLGNGLLNSEGEFWRRQRHLVQPAFGPDRIAAYADMMTERTVDATSGWRDGDVRDVHGESMGLTLDVVATALMGVDIRDRTPAVGAALDDVMDASVGSLTDLLPLWVPTPARQSVHEAVATLDRIVDGIIEEKRRDPGDDVVSALLRAENGAGEGMSDEQVRDEVKTLLLAGHETTALSLTFTYHLLARNPEIERRLLAELDDVLDGDVPTLTDVEELEYLDRVVTESMRLLPPVHGVLREPTEDVTLGGYRVPAGSPVSISQWVVHRDPDLYDDPLAFDPDRWTDDMRADLPALAYFPFSAGPRRCVGDRFAMLEAKLVLATILRRYRLEPVEPADLDLQASITTRPTGPVRMRVRERRACTSRP; from the coding sequence ATGAGCGGCGAACGCGTGCGCCCGCCCGGCGACGTCCCGGGACCGGACGGGCTCCCCGTGGTCGGGTCGTTCCTCGACGTCCGCCGCGACTCGTTCGGCTTCCGGGAGCGCGTCGCCCGACGGCACGGCGGGATCGCCCGCTACTCAGTGCTCGGGACGGACGTGTTCCTCCTCACCGACCCCGACCTGATCGAGCGGGTGCTCGTCCACGACAACGGGAAGTACGTCAAGGGGGACCTGTTCCAGCGGCAGCTCGGTCCGGTGCTCGGAAACGGCCTGCTCAACAGCGAGGGCGAGTTCTGGCGGCGGCAGCGCCACCTCGTCCAGCCGGCGTTCGGCCCCGACCGCATCGCGGCGTACGCCGACATGATGACCGAGCGGACCGTGGACGCGACGTCGGGCTGGCGGGACGGCGACGTCAGGGACGTCCACGGGGAGTCGATGGGGCTCACGCTCGACGTCGTCGCCACCGCGCTGATGGGCGTGGACATCCGAGACCGGACCCCGGCCGTCGGCGCCGCGCTCGACGACGTGATGGACGCCTCCGTCGGGTCGCTGACCGACCTGCTCCCCCTGTGGGTCCCGACTCCCGCGCGGCAGTCGGTCCACGAGGCGGTCGCGACCCTCGACCGCATCGTCGACGGGATAATCGAGGAGAAGCGACGCGACCCCGGCGACGACGTGGTCTCCGCGCTCCTGCGCGCGGAGAACGGGGCGGGCGAGGGGATGAGCGACGAACAGGTCCGCGACGAGGTGAAGACGCTGTTGCTGGCCGGCCACGAGACGACCGCGCTGTCGCTCACGTTCACGTACCACCTGCTTGCGCGGAACCCCGAGATCGAGCGCCGACTCCTCGCGGAACTCGACGACGTGCTCGACGGGGACGTCCCCACGCTGACGGACGTCGAGGAACTGGAGTACCTGGACCGAGTCGTCACGGAGTCGATGCGCCTGCTCCCGCCGGTCCACGGCGTGCTGCGCGAACCCACGGAGGACGTGACCCTCGGCGGCTACCGGGTGCCGGCCGGGTCGCCGGTCTCCATCAGCCAGTGGGTCGTCCACCGCGACCCCGACCTCTACGACGACCCGCTCGCGTTCGACCCCGACCGGTGGACCGACGACATGCGAGCCGACCTCCCCGCGCTGGCGTACTTCCCGTTCTCCGCGGGACCCCGCCGCTGCGTCGGCGACCGGTTCGCGATGCTCGAGGCGAAACTCGTGCTCGCGACGATCCTCCGCAGGTACCGCCTCGAACCGGTCGAGCCCGCGGACCTGGACCTGCAGGCGAGCATCACGACGCGGCCGACCGGGCCGGTTCGGATGCGCGTCCGCGAGCGTCGGGCGTGCACCTCCCGGCCGTGA